A single Antechinus flavipes isolate AdamAnt ecotype Samford, QLD, Australia chromosome 5, AdamAnt_v2, whole genome shotgun sequence DNA region contains:
- the MFSD5 gene encoding molybdate-anion transporter: MLVTAYLALALLLAACLGLELSGCRAKPLSRACCNPSFLRFQLDFYQVYFLALAADWLQAPYLYKLYQHYHFLEGQIAILYVCGLASTVLFGLVASSLVDWLGRKKSCVLFSLTYSLCCMTKLSQDYFILLVGRALGGLSTALLFSAFESWYIHEHVARHDFPPEWIPATFARAAFWNHALAVVAGVAAEVVASWLGLGPVAPFVAAIPLLALAGILALCNWGENYDRQRAFLRTCGGGLRCLLSDRRVLLLGTIQALFESVVFIFIFLWTPVLDPHGAPLGIVFSSFMSASLLGSSLYRIATSKRYHLQPMHLLSLAVLIVVFSLFMLTFSTSPGQESPVESFVAFLLIELACGLYFPSMSFLRRKVIPEMEQAGVLNWFRVPLHLLACLGLLVLHDSDRKTGTRNMFSICSAVMVMALLAVVGLFTVVRHDAELRVPPPAGEPYAPEL, translated from the coding sequence ATGCTGGTGACGGCCTACCTCGCCTTGGCCCTCCTGCTGGCAGCCTGCCTGGGGCTGGAGCTGTCAGGATGCAGGGCCAAACCCCTCAGCAGGGCCTGCTGCAACCCTTCTTTCCTGCGTTTCCAGCTAGACTTCTACCAGGTCTATTTCCTGGCCCTGGCCGCGGACTGGTTGCAGGCTCCTTATCTGTATAAGCTCTACCAACATTACCACTTCTTGGAGGGCCAGATCGCCATCCTTTATGTCTGCGGCTTGGCCTCCACCGTCCTTTTTGGCCTGGTGGCCTCCTCCCTTGTGGACTGGCTGGGCAGAAAGAAGTCTTGCGTGCTCTTCTCCCTCACCTACTCGCTTTGCTGCATGACCAAGCTCTCCCAGGACTACTTCATACTACTCGTGGGCCGAGCTTTAGGGGGGCTGTCTACAGCCCTGCTCTTTTCAGCTTTTGAGTCGTGGTACATCCATGAACATGTCGCGCGTCATGATTTTCCTCCCGAGTGGATCCCCGCCACCTTTGCCCGGGCCGCTTTCTGGAACCATGCGCTGGCCGTGGTCGCTGGCGTGGCAGCTGAGGTGGTGGCCAGCTGGCTAGGGCTCGGGCCCGTGGCTCCTTTTGTGGCTGCCATCCCCCTCCTAGCTCTGGCTGGCATCTTGGCCCTGTGTAACTGGGGAGAGAACTATGACCGGCAGCGAGCATTCTTGAGGACCTGTGGAGGGGGTCTTCGCTGCCTCCTGTCAGACCGACGGGTGCTGCTGCTAGGTACCATCCAAGCCCTGTTTGAAAGTGTTGTGTTCATCTTTATCTTCCTCTGGACCCCTGTCCTAGATCCCCACGGAGCCCCCCTGGGCATCGTCTTCTCCAGTTTCATGTCCGCCAGTCTGCTAGGCTCTTCCCTCTATAGAATAGCGACCTCCAAGAGGTACCACCTCCAGCCCATGCATCTGCTCTCCCTTGCTGTCCTCATCGTTGTCTTCTCCCTCTTCATGTTGACTTTTTCCACTAGTCCAGGCCAAGAGAGCCCAGTGGAGTCATTTGTTGCCTTCCTGCTCATAGAGTTGGCCTGTGGTTTGTACTTTCCTAGTATGAGCTTCCTGCGAAGAAAAGTAATCCCTGAGATGGAACAGGCTGGAGTGCTTAATTGGTTCCGGGTCCCCTTGCACCTGCTGGCCTGCTTAGGGCTCCTTGTTCTCCATGACAGTGACAGAAAAACAGGCACTCGGAACATGTTCAGCATCTGCTCGGCCGTCATGGTCATGGCCCTGCTGGCTGTGGTGGGGCTCTTCACCGTTGTGAGGCACGATGCCGAGCTGAGGGTGCCCCCGCCTGCTGGGGAGCCCTATGCCCCTGAGCTCTGA